The Toxorhynchites rutilus septentrionalis strain SRP chromosome 3, ASM2978413v1, whole genome shotgun sequence genome includes a region encoding these proteins:
- the LOC129773061 gene encoding uncharacterized protein LOC129773061 yields MKLGHYGPIIHNTVFGWVVSGVVDIESAGLPTVVVHTSSVELDQSFDLRDQLSKFWDLEECHVKTALSAEEAACEKWFKTTTFRDYTGRFIVTLPKRQELIHKLGDSRATAIKRFLGMEKRLQANAELQTMYGDFIDEYQQMGHMVEVEEDTGEYVYYLPHHAVIKPDSSTTKLRVVFDASCSTSTGVSLNDILMVGPVVQNSLLTIIMRFRLHRYAVVADIAKMYRMVNVNPKDHNLQRILWRKSPTLPIGSLRHCGVLKRKSPSHPIRTYRLTTVTYGTASAPYLATKCLQTLAESGKISHPVASNVVGNDLYVDDLLSGGDSVEEAQELVAETCDLLNTAGFTLRKWKSNHDAVLDGVPAELCDDRMAKELDSSSATVKTLGLVWEPVTDDFRFKTPQWRNEPSITKRMVLADTARIFDPLGLISPVVVLAKIFLQELWKEQTAWDATLSEPKQKYWLEFRKNMTSLEDIRVPRWIGYGRQAVMELHGFCDASEKAYGACIYVRTIWKDTTVTVRLLTSKSKVAPLNDLKRKQRKQSIPRLELSSALLLCHLYEKVKSSLPLAVECQFWTDSMIVLYWIKSSPSRWQPFVSNRVAEIQQVTTDSKWEHIAGVENPADVISRGMVPAQLKNFCLWWSGPLWLKQNRSTWPQADVTSSEDLTSALQEQKATVSLPLQVTPSNDLFSLRSSLLSLVRLIALLYRFVHNANPVNRNNKFHGFITYKEHESALLKLVRLSQTECFPTEMSELANSDQVKESSRINALNPILIDGIIHVGGRLHNATVSAGRKHPLILDHRHPLTKLIMRHYHHKFFHAGQQLLISCVRERFWPLNARRIARQIIHECVPCFRCKPKVEDQLMADLPQETVNPAPAFLKVGVDYCGPFLMSYPGRKIKPSKCFVAMFVCLVTKAVHMEVVSDLTTQAFLAALKRFIARRGKPQIIMSDNAKNFVGAKREIDELAKMFKNQQFQETMTRHLINDRIEFKFIPARSPNFGGLWEAAVKSFKGHFKRTIGTRTLHHDEFATTIAQIEACLNSRPLTPLSSDPNDLEVLTPGHFIVQRPLMSIAEPCLEGIVENRLSMWQRSQHFVQQVWKKWSSEYLSTLHSRSKWTRRRNNLAIGTMVLLKEENLPPLKWQLGRVTKIYTGSDGNVRVAVVRTKDGSYERGISKICVLPIEENQPSPQKEI; encoded by the coding sequence ATGAAATTAGGTCACTATGGCCCTATTATTCACAACACTGTTTTCGGTTGGGTGGTATCAGGTGTAGTCGATATTGAATCAGCAGGTTTACCCACAGTAGTCGTTCATACCAGTTCCGTGGAATTAGACCAATCATTTGATCTTCGAGATCAGTTATCCAAATTCTGGGATCTGGAAGAGTGTCATGTCAAAACAGCCCTTTCAGCTGAAGAAGCAGCATGCGAAAAATGGTTCAAAACCACGACATTCCGCGATTACACTGGAAGATTTATTGTAACTTTGCCGAAAAGGCAAGAATTAATTCACAAGCTCGGTGATTCAAGAGCAACCGCCATCAAGCGATTCCTTGGGATGGAGAAGCGTCTCCAAGCAAACGCCGAATTGCAAACCATGTATGGCGATTTCATCGATGAATATCAGCAGATGGGTCACATGGTAGAAGTAGAGGAGGATACTGGTGAATATGTATACTATTTACCACATCATGCCGTAATCAAGCCTGATAGTTCAACAACGAAGCTAAGGGTTGTTTTTGACGCCTCATGTTCGACTTCCACCGGTGTGTCGTTGAACGATATTTTAATGGTCGGACCTGTGGTACAGAACAGCTTACTTACCATAATTATGCGCTTCCGCCTACATAGATACGCTGTGGTTGCCGATATTGCAAAAATGTATCGCATGGTCAATGTCAACCCTAAAGATCATAATCTACAACGGATTCTCTGGAGAAAATCACCCACGCTCCCAATCGGTTCGTTGCGCCATTGCGGTGTTTTGAAGCGGAAATCACCCTCGCATCCTATTCGAACCTATCGACTAACAACCGTGACTTACGGAACTGCTAGCGCTCCATACTTGGCTACCAAATGCTTGCAAACACTGGCAGAATCCGGAAAGATTTCTCATCCGGTTGCTTCGAACGTCGTTGGAAACGACTTGTACGTTGATGATTTACTGTCAGGCGGTGATTCCGTTGAAGAAGCACAGGAACTGGTGGCAGAAACCTGTGATTTGTTGAATACCGCTGGTTTTACTTTACGAAAATGGAAAAGCAATCATGACGCAGTGTTGGACGGTGTTCCTGCAGAGCTTTGCGACGATAGAATGGCGAAAGAGCTGGATTCATCGAGTGCGACGGTTAAAACACTAGGTCTCGTATGGGAGCCAGTAACGGATGATTTCCGCTTCAAAACACCGCAATGGCGCAACGAACCGTCTATTACCAAACGAATGGTGCTAGCAGACACTGCTCGAATTTTTGACCCGCTTGGTTTAATCTCACCCGTAGTGGTATTAGCAAAAATCTTTCTTCAGGAGTTGTGGAAAGAACAAACTGCCTGGGATGCAACCTTATCTGAACCGAAGCAAAAGTATTGGTTAGAGTTTAGGAAAAACATGACCAGTCTTGAAGACATCAGAGTCCCAAGATGGATTGGGTATGGTAGACAGGCAGTAATGGAGCTTCATGGTTTCTGTGACGCCTCTGAGAAGGCGTACGGGGCCTGTATCTACGTGCGTACTATTTGGAAAGATACGACCGTCACTGTACGTCTGTTAACGTCTAAATCAAAGGTGGCTCCATTGAACGACCTGAAGCGTAAGCAGAGAAAACAGTCCATTCCTAGACTAGAATTATCCTCAGCGTTATTACTATGTCATCTTTATGAGAAAGTAAAGAGTAGTCTGCCACTCGCCGTAGAATGTCagttctggactgactcaatgatAGTCTTATATTGGATAAAATCTTCTCCGTCTCGATGGCAGCCGTTTGTATCAAACAGAGTGGCTGAGATTCAGCAGGTAACCACAGACAGCAAATGGGAACACATTGCTGGGGTAGAAAATCCCGCAGACGTAATCAGTCGCGGCATGGTTCCAGCTCAACTAAAAAATTTCTGTCTATGGTGGAGTGGTCCACTATGGTTGAAACAAAATCGCTCAACATGGCCGCAAGCTGACGTCACATCATCTGAAGATCTTACCTCAGCGCTCCAGGAGCAGAAGGCGACAGTATCCCTTCCATTGCAGGTGACTCCATCTAACGACCTATTTTCGTTGCGCTCATCATTGTTATCCCTCGTTCGATTGATTGCACTTCTGTACCGATTCGTGCATAACGCAAATCCCGTTAACCGAAATAATAAATTTCATGGGTTCATCACGTACAAAGAACATGAATCGGCATTACTGAAATTAGTGCGACTGTCGCAGACTGAATGTTTTCCCACGGAAATGAGCGAACTTGCAAATAGTGACCAGGTTAAAGAGTCATCGAGAATCAATGCACTGAATCCAATTTTAATAGATGGAATAATACACGTTGGTGGCCGACTACATAATGCGACAGTTTCAGCAGGAAGAAAGCATCCCCTCATTTTAGATCATCGTCATCCGTTAACAAAGCTTATTATGCGCCATTATCATCATAAGTTCTTTCACGCTGGACAACAGCTTCTGATATCGTGCGTTAGAGAACGCTTTTGGCCATTGAATGCCCGTCGCATTGCACGTCAGATAATACACGAATGTGTGCCATGCTTCAGATGCAAACCCAAGGTGGAAGATCAGTTGATGGCTGATTTACCACAGGAGACGGTGAATCCAGCGCCAGCCTTTCTGAAGGTAGGCGTCGATTATTGTGGACCCTTCCTCATGTCCTACCCAGGTCGAAAGATTAAGCCTTCGAAATGCTTTGTTGCCATGTTCGTATGTCTTGTTACCAAGGCTGTCCATATGGAAGTTGTTTCAGACCTTACCACACAAGCCTTCCTCGCTGCACTAAAGCGATTCATTGCGCGTAGAGGCAAACCACAGATAATAATGTCGGATAATGCCAAAAATTTTGTTGGAGCGAAAAGAGAAATTGATGAGTTGGCAAAAATGTTCAAGAACCAACAATTTCAAGAGACGATGACGAGACACCTGATCAACGATagaattgaatttaaatttatacCAGCGAGATCACCCAACTTCGGTGGCCTTTGGGAGGCAGCCGTTAAATCGTTTAAAGGCCATTTCAAAAGGACGATTGGCACGCGTACTCTCCATCACGATGAATTCGCCACCACCATTGCTCAAATTGAGGCGTGTTTGAACTCACGGCCATTAACACCGCTTAGCAGCGATCCCAATGACTTGGAAGTACTTACCCCAGGTCATTTCATTGTACAACGACCCCTTATGTCTATAGCGGAGCCGTGTCTAGAAGGAATAGTAGAAAATAGACTATCCATGTGGCAAAGATCGCAACATTTCGTGCAGCAAGTGTGGAAAAAGTGGTCGTCAGAATATTTATCGACTCTGCATAGTCGATCGAAATGGACCCGACGTCGCAACAACCTGGCCATCGGAACGATGGTGCTTTTGAAGGAGGAAAATTTACCTCCTCTCAAATGGCAGCTAGGTCGTGTAACAAAAATTTACACCGGAAGCGATGGAAATGTACGGGTCGCCGTTGTACGAACGAAGGACGGATCATACGAAAGAGGAATTTCCAAAATTTGCGTCCTACCCATCGAAGAAAACCAACCATCTCCACAAAAAGAGATCTAG